The Glycine soja cultivar W05 chromosome 15, ASM419377v2, whole genome shotgun sequence region ttattaacaaaaataataaatgctcAACATTGATATTACAGTgacaaaaaagtgttttttttttaattaacttttgtttgtttttgaaattttggaaaGAGATTAAGCACATTTTTAATCCCGTAAAATAACACTTTTCTAATTTAACTTAttgtgattaaattaatttattcactTGTTAACATAAAATCCTTCCATTATATCAGCctattatatttatcaatttacctatttatatttttttattataagtaaATTATAAAGATGGTCAGTTAAATTctcaaaccaaaataaataagagaaaaaattatatataataaatttgttaacttttaaaataattatcttaaagtaatttaaataatgatttataattatcttaaagcATTAAACTTAATGAATAATTGTTAATCCTCCAACCATATTCTCCTACAAATTCCCctattatcttttataaaagataataaatgtttttacttttcatttaatacttatcataaaaaataataagataatttataagaaaatataatcgaaagattaagaattaaaaaaatcatggcAAAATTTAGCGCATGTAACGATTGAAGAACTCAAAATTAGGGAAAAGTTTACCAAGctctataataataataccgTAAGCAAAGCAAGGGAAGCATGCGTTTGCTCCCATTGAAGTGGCACATCCAATCACTACTGATTCCCACTTCCATCCATCTTCGCTTTCAAATTTTCCCGAAGCTGCAAGTTCCGTGATTGCATGTGGGATGTAGaaaccttttttctttatttctccaCCGTCCTTTCTTTCTGAAAACTACATCCTCTTCCCACTTATGTTGTCCGCGTCTGTCATGTTTGTACCAACATCAATGCTGTCATCTCAGTTGTacatttggtttttaaaaatatcaaggGACATGATATGGTCACGGCTACCGGTTTGGTCAAGTCTCCTAGCCAAATTATTATCATCATGAAGGCAACAAAGGCCATGCTGGAGAGGAGCACTCGTAGCGAGACGAAGGGGCTCTTGTGAATGTGGCTGTTGACGTCGACGGCGGCGAGTGCAATGGCAAGGGCAAGGAGGATCCATGCATCAACATCGTTGAACGCTGCGACGGCCATGGCAGTGTCGCCGACGCGAGGAGTGAGGAACTTGAGCTCAGTTAGGATGCATGCTAGGACGGGGAAGGGTATGATGAAAATCGTGACTCCCATGAAGATGAGGAACCACGAGAAACCAAATTCGTTGATTCCGGCAACGGTCTTGCGAAGGATTAGGGCGAGGCCGATGCCGAAGATGTAAGGGAGGGACATTTTGCCGACAGCAGGGCTCAAAGCTCTTTTTCCGCTCCGGCAAATTGTGACCAAGTCGAGCTCGagaatagaagaagaagagaagacatATGCTTGCCATTGATTCCAGCAACAATGTGCTCTGcggttctaaaaaaaataaagcaggTAACAATCCGGTAGCCGTGACCGTATCCTGAcccttgatttttttaaaaaaccaaacgtaCGGCTCAGATTAATcatcaccaaattaaaaaattatttaattcactAATGTACACTTTCGCACTGTAGACTTTGTCTTACTTATTGGGATTGACTTTTTTTCATTAGAAAAAGATTATTatagtatttttgttttcttctttattttgtgTATAAAGGCAATATAATGTTGTCCATGATTATTGAATGATGCTCAAGGACAAAGTGTTGAATGACTTGAGACGTGTGTTAGACACACCGGTCGAAAGGATTTATCTGCATAGAGCACAAATCCCTTAAGATATAACATGTCATTTTCATAAGACAAGGAACAGAAACCAACaagcaaaaatataaaaagaaagagagccCAGAGAGAGGAGAGAAAAGAGTTTTTGGTGTGTCGAAAGCTAATGCAAGGGGGAGGTATTTATAGGACTGGAATGAGTAAGAAAACGGTAAAGGaatcaagaaattaaattaccattaaaatgtttttaactgTAAAGCAGTCACAAACTAAAAAATGATTAGTATAGATAAACGAAAAGCGTGGCATTTTTGAAATTAGGTCATACTAAAATCTGGGgcattaaaattgccatataAAATATTCCAACGGTCCCTTTTACTCGTGTGCAAGGGGGGAACCAGACGATTTGCACTACATCGAACCAACATGGTCCGATCTCATGCACACAAGATTCATGCCTCTTGTTAGCTAGTTTAGACTTTCTCATCACATGTTGATATATATACTTTGTAGGAAAGGCTAAACTATACAATGTGGGACATGAAACCTTTtgaaatacctcacaaaaccaCAACAATCCCCCACATATTTCAAAAggtttcaaaatgtttttttaaaaagatttttaaaaggaaaagaatagaAGAAATAAAGTTTTTGGGTTTTCATTAAGGATATAATGTGTCAGACCTAGTGTTGCAAGCTATATGAACCAGTCCTAGACTAGTAGGACTTAATACATAGTGTAGTTGGTGTAGCAAGTTATATGAACCAAAAATGTTTTATGTGTGTTAGCGGTCTACCAATCACATTACACCTCCACAATTCTTGTCGTTATTGTTGTTTTGCGCTAATAAGTCATGCACACGCCTAGTATTCATGAGTGCTTTAGAGTTTTTGTCACAATCTCATGCAAGCAACCCCACTTGACACTTATATAGTTGATTTCATCAAGTGTATATTGCAGATCATACACCACCCATAAAGGATATGAAAGTCATTAAAAGCTTCAAGGTTAGCCTCTCTCTAATACAATATCTAGCACTTTTCACACCATAGGAGtggactaaaattaatttaactttagCCTTAGCAAAACTAACAAGTGACTTGTTCTTACCCATATGAACCTTCTTCATGGGATCTGCAATTACAAAGGTTGGGTTACCATCACTTGTTTGTTTCAAGTGGTCTAAGTCTCATTCCCCTCAATGTTTTCTATATCAATTTCTTCCCTAGGGGTTTCATCCAAGGATCTGCCAAATTTCCTTCTAACTTCACATAGTCAATGGAAATTGCTCCATCCTATAGCATCTGTTTTACCACATTATGTCTCAATTGTTTATGTCTATTTTTTCCATTAAAGGTTTTGTTTTTCACTATGGCTATCGCTAATTGGTTATAATGATGCATTGACACTGATGGGGTTGTTTCATTCTCAACGAAATTAAGGCTAAGAAGTTTTTCAAACACTCAACCCCATTACCAGCCAACTCCAAAGCTACGAACTCCAATTCCATAGTTAATCTTGCAATGATAGCTTGTTTGGCTAATCTCCGTGCACCGCACCACCACCAAGTGTAAACACATAACCACTAGTGAATTTTATCTCATATGAATCAGAGATCCAATTAGCATCACTGTACCATTCTAGTAAAGCGAGAAATCCACTATACTTAATACCATATTCCATGGTACTTCTCAAGTATCTCATGAGTCTCACAAGAGCTTCCTGATGGTCTTGATTAGGACTATGATTATATCGACTCAGTCTGCTTATTGCATATGCAAAGTCTGGTCTAGAAAAGTTCATTAGATGCATAAGACTCCCAATAATTTAGGCATACTGAGTTTGATCAACAATGTTTCCTGTGTTTTTCTTCAACTGTGAGTTAGCATCATAAGGGGTATTCACTAGGTTAAGGCCATAGTAACCAAACTTATTAAGAAGTTTCTCAACGTATTGAGTGTCTTTGGAATAGGAGAATAATATCACCATTCCTTACAATTATGAAAGTTTTAGTCCTAAGGACTATATCAGTACAAGTACTAAAGATCAACATATCATCCACATATAAACAGATAATCACATaatcaatattttcatattttgtgtAGACACATTTATCAGCTTCActatataaaaagttatactCAAGCAAATCAGGGTCATATTTATCTTGCCACTATTTTGGTGCTTGTTTTAGTCCATACAGGGATTTTAAGAGTTTTCACACTTTGTCCTCTTGACCAGGTATAACATAGTCTTTAGGTTGAGTCATATAGATCTCTTTCTCCAGATCATCATTTAAAAAtggaactattttttattaaccttGACCATGgcatttttttttggcttaCATCGGCTAAGGTTATTTTTGGTTAACCTTGACCATGACATTTTTTATCGACCTTCAATTagggttaattttggttaaCCTCTGCTAGGACTATTTTTGGTCGACTTGATAAGGTAGTTGTCAACTTAACTTGACTAAGGTTAATTTTGGTGGAACTCGGCCATAACTGTTTTTGGCCGACCTCGGTCAAGGTATTTTTGGTTGACCTTGgctagattattttttatcgaCCTTGGTCAATATTGTTTTAGATTGATCTGAGTTAGGGCTAATTTTTTTTGACTTCGATTAAGATTATTTTTGACCGACCTCACCAAGGCTCTTTTTAGCCGACCTCGGTTAGGGTTGTTTTTTGCCAACCTCAGCTAGGTTAATTTAGATTGAGATCAACTAAAGTTATTTTTTGCCAATCTCGGTTAGGTTGTTTTTGGTTGACATTGATTGGGGAAGTTTTCGACCAACTTCAACTAGGGTTATTTTTTGTTGACCTTGGTTGAGATATTTTTTACTGACGTCTATTAGCATTAATTTTGGTCAGCATTGACTAGGTTATTTTTAGTTGACCTTGGTCGTACATTCTTTGACCAACTAGACCAAGGCTACTTTAGACCAATTCGACGAACCTATTTTTGACCGACCACAACTAGGATTTTTTTTGGCTAATCTTCATCAGGGCAGTTTTTGGTTGAATTCGATCAAGAAAACTTTTGTCTGATTTGATTGAGACTATTTTCGGTCAGCctctataaaaattattttttgcccACCTTGATCGAGTATATCTTTGGTTAACCACGAtctaagtattaaaaaatatgtcatAATATTAAAACTTAAGACACATGAATCAATTCTAGTCCAAAGGCCTTTGTGGCCTTTTTGGCTATGTGGGCTTTTAATGCATACATTCATGAtgggagttgctacgtgcacccagcattattgctggggcacccagcaaacagtgaagtgGCAAAACTGCCCTTCAGCAATTCTTTTTCCGGAAGAAGATTCTTctggaaactttccggaaaaattatttccggaacatttccggaagaaccttcttccggaagaagaatttGTGTCTTCCGGAAGTACTCACAGacaacttccggaagaacgtcATCTGGAATGTTCCCGggagaagcttcttccggaagatttccattgtcttccggaagttagtttttttttttttaaatattttattttgtaataatttacttttaattgcataaactaatttataaaataattaatactattatacataaataattaaataattagtgaacgtaattatgactaatatttataatttgtttttacgcgcatgtcaaatattaatttaaaccataaaaattaattaattcgtaaacgtgattattgttttataacaaaatgaagaaaaaagaattttcattttataataataagtaaaaataaaataatatgtaatgcgtatgtaatgacgattttgcccttgtgtaaatttctttaaattaatgtGTTGAGGCTGTGTTTTACTgcgctttctttgtttcttcttccgtttgctttgtttcttcttccgtttgctttgtttgtttcttccgTTTGCTGTTGTTTCGGTGGTGGTCCCTTCTGCAGTCtgttggtggtcccgtgaagtgaagtatttgaagatttggtggtcccgtgttccgtatttgaagttttattagTGGCTGTTGTTCCTATTTCGTCGGAGGTACGCATTTATTTCGTTTTCCGGTtagtttttagagaagaaaaacagtaaaaagtgtatccggaagaaattttaggcacagaaggaggaaggtccggaatgaccacttccggaagttacgaaggccaatttcggaagaagtgcttccggaaactacttccgaaagaccttcttccggaattggacttcgtaacttccggaagaccttcttccggaatgttaaattattagcaattttttttaatttctgttttataatttatatatatatatatatatatatatatatatttctgttagttaataatggattattggtttaattaggtataatgatatatattgtggattataattgttttgttttataatggtatatatatatatatatatatatatatatatatatatatatatatatttctgttttataattttttttatttctgttttatatatgttgtggattattgatttaattaggtataatattaaatgatttaggtaacttaaatgtataatggtacaaaaatgttttattagttgtttattatagtgataagtttagtttaattaaataatgtagttataaatttagaatatatttgtattagtggttatatgataattttaatatagtcgtgtatgatgcatatgtgctattaatatgtttgttatttaaggtgtagtaaatttttggatgtggttatatgataatttgaatgtacttgtgtatgatgcatatgtccttaagatggacgaagatcaatggaggtatgactttgcgatgtcacaagaagtgcatatggattatgattatgataatcaagaagaatgtggagtgaatgaatcacatgtcgattgttcaaatgcttttaatacatctcaggtaatcatagataatttgagtcattggttgaattgatggtttgtatgaaaattaatatgttagggttgcgttgtaggtattcgctactcgagatgatgttttgcaatgggctcgaacagttgcccatgaaaatggatttgttgcagtgattatgagatctgacacagagaccggtagcagaggaagaagttcatttgtgttaattgggtgtgaaaggagtggtacgtacaagtgtagaaataaagaattcgttagaaaagacaccgggagtaggaaatgtggttgtcccttcaggcttcgtgggaaaccagtgcgtggaggggaaggttggatggtgaagttgatctgtgggattcataatcatgaattggcgaagtccttagttggacatccatacgccgggcgattgactaaggaagaaaagaaaattattgctgatatgacaaagtcgatggtgaaaccgaaaaacatcttgctaacgttgaaggaacacaatgccgacagttacaccatgataaagcaaatttacaatgcaagaagtgcatatcgttcttcaataagaggagctgataccgaaatgcagcatctgatgaagcttctcgaacgtgatcaatacattcattggcatagattgaaggatgaagttgtggtgcgtgatctgttttggtgtcacccagatgcagtaaagttatgcaatgcatgtcatctggtgttttttatagacagtacctacaaaacaaacaggtacagactcccactacttgactttgttggagtgacaccaacggcgatgacattctctgctgggtttgcatatctggaggctgagcgtgttaataatattgtatgggctttggaacgatttcgaggcctatttttaagacacgatcgcctccctcttgttattgtcattgacagagacctagcactgatgaatgcagtgaaaactgtgtttcccgagtctactaatttgttgtgcaggtttcatatcgataagaatgtgaaggcgaagtgcaaatctttaatcggggaaaaaaatgcgtgggactatgtaatggatagctggggtactttggttgattgtccgtctgaatacgagttccatgagtcacatcagaagtttcaagttgcttgttcgccttggccgatgttcgttgactatgttaacgacacatggattatcccccacgaggaaaaatttattacagcatggacgaataaggtcatgcacctaggcaacacaacaacaaacaggtattaacaaatgattttattttttagtaacgattaatattaaatggtatttaattgttgtatattttcatgtttgttgtgtattttaaatgtagggttgaatcagctcattgggctctcaaaagagtactacaaaatagcattggagacctatgtagtgtttgggatgccatgaacaacatgatcacgctgcaacacgtcgaaattaaagcatcctttgaaaccagtacgcatgtggttggccatgtatataaaaaaaccttatacaagaggcttcttgggatggtttcgagggatgctttaaatcagattgcttctgagattgaccgtctacgttatctcggcaacaatctctcttcttgtggttgtgtgatgagaagcacgcacgggcttccttgtgcatgtgagctttctaggtatactgctagcagcatcccattggagtcagtccatcttttttggaggagactttgcttttcagaacaagggttatgtgagacggaagtcaccatcaaggaagaaatagaggtcatatctaaaaggtttgatgaacttgatgtggctggcaaagtaactctgaagagtaaacttcgagaaatcgcataccctgatcataactctatgtgccctcctccgtcaaaggtgaacactaaaggtgcaccgaagaaaccgatgaaaagaagtcaaacatccacaaagcgtgatccgtcttactgggagtatgttgatgcttttcattctgttcaaagcagcaactctccagtgaaatgaagtgcatcatgttctcaatcgcgtcagccaacaaggatcatcccgatgttggatcaatttgcgtcattctttcaaggtttcattcgtggcgttgtggatgtgaaagcgaacggtaattgtggatatcggtccattggcgctttattaggtatgggggaagattcgtggccgttagtgcgtaatgaattgcttaaagaacttgacaggtggtcgcatgagtacatcaacctcttcggtggcatagagagatttgaacaattaaagttgtccctacttgttgatggcttttcaaaggtatgtttttaggttaatttttttaataacaatgtttaaattacttacatgtgtatgtttgatTCATTCAGGTTAGtatggacaagtggatggatataacagtcatgggatatgtgattgcttcacggtataacgtaatccttgtatcgttgtcccaacaacaaagcatgacatttttccctcttagaagtcaaccaccacctgactcttctggccaccgcatcatatgtgtcggtcacgtgtttggaaatcattttgttaaggtacattgaatatagttaatgtaacaattatgcaatgacttcgctggttcgtttggcacggtcagcgcatgatataatgtttgttcatgtacaacaggtttatttgaaagaccattgtccgttgccgcccccagcgctgttgtggtcaagcaattgttattctcaggcaaagcaatgggcaattccatatattagtagaatgcagcaatacacaagcttgatgtcattcaaaacacactatgtagacctaaatgaagactaaacattgtttatttaattgtattcattatacgatataatttgttgtaacccgttactaaccaattaatattatcaactactcgtttggttaagcaaggaaattg contains the following coding sequences:
- the LOC114386280 gene encoding cation/H(+) antiporter 20-like, whose translation is MELEFVALELADPMKKVHMGKNKSLNRRAHCCWNQWQAYVFSSSSILELDLVTICRSGKRALSPAVGKMSLPYIFGIGLALILRKTVAGINEFGFSWFLIFMGVTIFIIPFPVLACILTELKFLTPRVGDTAMAVAAFNDVDAWILLALAIALAAVDVNSHIHKSPFVSLRVLLSSMAFVAFMMIIIWLGDLTKPLRENLKAKMDGSGNQ